The region AGAATTATCTTTTATCTTATTACTCATCATCATTAAATCGCGAATTAATTAAGCACAGACAATTTTCTTTTGTCTTTTCTGCGCTGCCAATTCCAATTAGCACAAAACCGCTGTTTAATTATGCAATTCTTGCCAATCCGGTTGTATTTCTCCCCAAAACCCACTAAACTTCACGCTTCGCAAATATTGCGACACAACCTTGGTTGTGACTCCTTGCTTCAATTGACTTAAAAATTGGGGCTGTTTAAACCGTAAGGAGCTGACAATGCGTCACTACGAAATCGTACTATTGGTACATCCAGACCAAAGCGATCAAGTTGTGGGTATGGTAGAACGTTACCTAACTCACATCAAAGAAGCTGAAGGTCAAATCCACCGTCTTGAAGACTGGGGCCGTCGTCAATTGGCTTACCCAATCAACAAGATCCACAAAGCTCACTACATTCTTATGAATGTTGAGTGTGGTCAAACTACTCTTGATGAGCTTGAAGAATTATTCCGTTATAACGACGCAATCATTCGTAGCCTTATCATCCGTCGTGAAAACGCTATCACTGAAGAGTCACTATTGGCTAAGAGTGCTGAAGAAAAACGTGCGCGTAAAGCTCAACGTGAAGAAGCACAACAAGCTCAAGACTCTGCTGAAGCATAAGGAGAACCTAACATGGCACGTTTTTACCGTCGTCGCAAGTTCTGCCGCTTTACAGCTGAGAACGTTACGTACATCGACTACAAAGATATCGACACTTTAAAACAGTACATCACTGAAAACGGCAAGATTGTTCCTAGCCGTATTACAGGTACTAAAGCTCGTTACCAACGTCAATTAGCGCTTGCTATCAAACAAGCTCGCTACTTGTCTTTGATCCCTTACACTGACAATCATAAGTGAGGTTGAGCTGTGGATATTATCTTATTACAACGCATTAAAAACCTTGGTAAACTTGGTGATAAAGTTTCAGTTAAAGCTGGTTACGGCCGTAACTTCTTGATCCCACAAGGTATGGCAGTTGCTGCTACTGAGTCAAACACTGCAGCTTTTGAAGCTCGTCGTGCTGAACTTGAGAAACAAGAAGCTGAAGTATTAGCTGCTGCTCAAGCACGTGCTGACCAATTGAATGAAGTAAATATCGTAATCACTGCGAAAGCTGGTGACGAAGGTAAACTGTTCGGTTCAATCGGTACACGTGACATCGCTGACGCGTTGACAAATGCTGGTCTTACAGTTGACCGTGCAGAAGTTCGTCTTCCGAATGGCGCGCTTCGCAACACTGGTGAATTCAACATCGCAATCCAATTGCACCATGATGTTGTTGCAGAAGTTCTGGTTACTATCGTAGCTGAGTAATTTCTCACCAAGAAAAAGAGCATGCTTTGGCATGCTCTTTTTTTATCTAAAATAATTCGAAGATATGGCATATCTCATATTCATTTTATTATTCGCGTAATTTTAAAAATACACTTCGCATTTTTTAACGGAACGCGTATTATTTCACTTCGTAGTTGATAGTAGCTATCCATCTCCGAGAATATTTAAACCATTGTATTAAAATTCAGGGCTTTATATGTCACAGGCGAATGCCAGCACTAAGCAGAACAGCGCTAAACCAGAAATTGTTGCTGATACTCAGCTCAAGGAGTTTCGCACGCCTCCGCACAATTTAGCGATTGAACAAGCTGTACTTGCTGCCTTAATGACGGTTGCCGAATCTTTTGAACAAGTCGGTGACGTGCTAACTGAAAATGATTTTTATGCAACCCGTCATAAATATATCTTCCGTGCGATTGATCAGCTGTCCAAGGACAACTCTCCTTACGATGCTGTACTGGTGCATGACTGGCTGATTAAACAGAATCTGCTAGATGCTATCGGTGGTGAAGAATACCTGATGCAGCTCATGGCTGATTCACCATCAAGTTTCTACAACCTGGAAACCTATGCCAACAAGATTAAGGAATTCTCGACCTTACGTAGCATGATCAAGGTCAGCTCCGAAATCCTGCAAAATGCATATGACACTAAAGGTCGTAGCGTCAGTGAAATTCTAGATCTGGCAGAAACCAATATTTTCTCGATTGCCGAGCAACATAATAATAATGCCAAGGCACAAGGGCCGAAAGCAATTAATACCGTCGTTGCAGACGTTTTTGATAAATTGAATGAACTTTCGCAGATGGAAGGTTCGATTACCGGTCTCACCACCGGCTTCGTTGAACTCGACAATAAAACTTCCGGCATGCAATCCGGTGACCTGATCATTGTCGCTGCCCGTCCATCTATGGGTAAAACCACCTTCGCCATGAACCTGGTGGAAAGTGTGCTGTTCAACAATAACCTGCCTGCCCTGGTTTATTCGATGGAGATGCCCGCCGACTCGATCGCGATGCGTTTGATTTCATCATTTGGTCGTGTGCATCAAGGTCACTTACGTGCCGGTAAAATGGACAGTGATGAATGGTCTAAAGTCACCAGTACCATTGTACATTTACAGGAAAAGAACCTGTATATCGATGATTCCTCTGCTCTGCCACCGACGGAAGTTCGTGCGCGTGCACGTCGTATTGCCAAAATGCATGGCGGTAAGCTCGGCTGTATCATGGTCGATTACCTTCAACTCATGAAAGTACCTGGCATGGGTGATAACCGTGTGGGCGAGATCTCGGAAATTTCCCGAAGCTTAAAAGCTTTGGCCAAAGAGATGCAATGTCCAGTGATTGCCTTGTCGCAATTGAACCGTTCTCTGGAAAACCGCCCAAACAAACGTCCAGTAATGTCTGACTTACGTGAATCTGGTGCGATCGAGCAGGATGCCGATTTGATCATGTTCATTTACCGCGATGAAGTCTATAACAAAGAATCCAAAGAAGCGGGTACTGCTGAAATCATCATTGGTAAACAGCGTAACGGTCCAATTGGTACCGTGCGTTTGGCTTTTGAAGGTCAATATACTCGCTTTAGTAACCTCTCTCCTGAGTTCTATGCGCAATATGATGATGAAGAGTAAATATTCTGCTTAAACCTGATTTTAAAAAGAGACCACATGGGTCTCTTTTTTATTGCTTTAGCATACCGTGGACGAAATTCTATAAATGAGCATGTCCATTTGCGATAGATAGGACTACAATATTTACAATTTTGAAATGACTGATTTTGGTTTATCAATAAAGTTATTTCTCTCCCTCTTTTGTGTGTTTCACACGATATTATTTTTGTCATCCCGCAGGAGTATCTAGGGTGCGCCAAGCAACAGTTTATATTGACAGTACAGCACTGCAATATAATTTAAACCGTGTCAAACAACTTGCCCCAACCGCTAAAATCGTCAGTATGGTGAAAGCCAATGCTTACGGACATGGAGTTAAAGACTGCTTAGCAGCCTTAAAAGATAGCGATGCATTCGGTGTCGCCTGCCTTCAGGAAGCACTCGAAATTCGAGAGCTCGGCTATCAGCAACCGATTACCCTGATTGAAGGTGTGTTCTCTGCCGATGAAATGCAGATTGTCATTGACCAGAATATTGAAGTCATCGTGCATCATCAGCCGCAGTTAGAATGGTTGTTGGCTCATAAAGAAGCCTATATCGCGAAAGGCCTAAAAGTCTGGGTGAAACTGAACAGCGGTATGAACCGTCTGGGCTTTAAAATTGATGTGATTAAAAATGTGATCAATCAACTCAAAGCTGAAGGTTTTAGCTGTGTACTTGCGATGCACTTTGCCAATGCCGACGCTGATCATCCTTTGAATGAACAGCAGATCCAGCAGTTCCTTGAAGTGAAAAATGACTGTGCCCCCCTCATGGGTTCATGCTGCAACTCGGCTGCGATTTATAAATATCCTGAACTGCATTTTGACTTTGTCCGTCCTGGTATCATGCTTTACGGTGCAACCCCATTTGCAGACAAAACGATTCATGATCTGGATTTAAAACCAGTGATGACTTTCACTGCTGAAGTGATTGCCCTGAATGATATTAAAGCAGGTGAACATGTCGGTTATGGTTCGACGTTCACAGCAGATCAGGACATGACGTTGGCTATTGTTTCAATTGGCTATGGTGATGGTTATCCGCGTGCCTTCCCGAAACAGAATTATGTCGCGATTTATGGACAACAAACGCGTGTGATTGGTCGGGTCGCAATGGATATGATCGCGATAGATGCCACTGGTCTCAATCTGCAGCTTGGCACTGAAGTCGAACTGTGGGGTAAAACCCGTCTGGTCGATGATGTCGCTGAAGCCAATGGCACCATCGGCTATGAATTGCTGTGTCGTATGTCTGCGCGTCCAGTGCGTCAGCTGGTTTAAAACACCTTGCATAAAAAAGCCCAATCAAGATTGGGCTTTTTTATTTAATTTGCTGTAGTTTCTTCTTCATCTTGAGTTTGTAGCTGAGTTAATAGCGCATCTACATGAACTTGTTCAAAATGGTGTGGGGTAAAGTTATTAAAGCCCATATTTGTACAAAAATCCCGGATTTCATCGCGTCGTGAAATATACTTCATCGACCAGCCGGCAAAATTAATCTGCTCTATCGGACGCATTTCAAAACGTTTGATATTCTCATGCCGTGGATCTTTGTTGAGCTTTTCAAATAACATATTCAGATGTTCTAAGCTTCCTTCAAGGCATTGAAAGAAATAGCCATCTGCAAAATATAATGCCCCAGTGATACCGTGACGATAATTAAAATCTCGTGCCTCGGCCAGAATATCCGTTAAGTCATCGAGCAAATTCGACTTATCAGAGGTACTCTGACTGGCATAACAAAAATGATGCATGCTAACCTCTGTTATTTAAGTTCTCTTAAGTTTGCATGACCACTGTAACGAGATATCAAGCTGATAGATAGTTTTATTGAAAATAATCTAAAGTTGGCTTAGGTAATCCCTGCAAACCTTTCTTCAAAGTATCCGACCACTGCTTACTGATTTTGGTGAAATATTCATCATCTTCCTGAATACGCTTACCTGCCGGTATTTCCAAGGTATCCTTATGATAAACCAGCACATCCAGCGGCATCCCTACAGAAACATTGGAACGTAAAGTCGAGGCGAAGGAAATCAGTGAACATCGCAGTGCTTCATCCAGCGGCATATCATAACTGAGTGCACGATCCAGAATCGGCTTGCCATATTTACTTTCCCCAATCTGGAAATACGGCGTATCACTGGTTGCACAGATAAAATTGCCCTGCGGATAAATGTGATAGAGCTGCATATCCTGTCCAGCAATCTGCCCACCCACCAACAAGCTGCAATAATAGTTGCTTTGCTCCGTGATATCTGTGGTCACACTTTCAATCACATGCTTCACGGTATGGCCAACCAATTCCGCCACCTCAAACATGGTATGCAAACTGAGAATATTGGGTTCCTGATTCAGTTCCAGTTGATTTTTAATATGCCCTATCACTGCCTGTGTCGTAGCCAGATTTCCTGATGCCTGAATGACAATGACGCGCTCACCCGGAATACCAAAGGTATATAATTTGCGAAACACCGAGATGTGATCGACACCCGCATTCGTCCGAGTGTCACTAATGAACACCATCCCCTGCTCCAAACGAAGCGCACAACAATAAGTCATTTTTTGTCCTTACTAACAACTTAGAACCTGGACGATGGAATGCATTGATTCCACTCCGCCCTTTTCTCTTACCCCACGTACCGGCGCAACATCCCAATAGTCACGCCCAATGGCAACATAAATATGTGCACTAGGTACAAATAACTGATTACTCACATCAAAGCAATACCAAGCCTGGTCAATAAATACCTCTGCCCAGGCATGACTGGCCAAGTGAGAAGTATTTTGGGCATACAGATAACCGGAAACATAACGTGCTGGTAAACCCAGATATTTGCACATGGCAATGAAAATATGTGCATGATCCTGGCAGACACCCTGTTTTGCCTCGAAAGCATCAATGGCTGATCCATTTACCGAGCTACTATTTGTTATATAGGGTACATGCTCCAATACCGCCTGAGCCAATGCCATCAGGTTCAGACGTGTCGGTGCTGGTACATACTGTTTTACAAAATCCTTCATTTCCTCATTACACTGAGTAGTTGAAGTGGGTTGCAAGAACAGGTTTGGATTGATCTGGTCATTCATTCCCTGAGCATGATTCAAGGGATTTAACTCGACTATGCCTTGCGCCATAATGGTTAAGTACTGATAAGGTGTGCGCTGAGTACTGGTAATCCACAAATTATGAAAGGCATCCCGGCTCAGCTCACGGCTACCCGGCACGCTGACATCCCACGAATGTACCTGCTGATGTACAGTACTGGAAGGCATCATCTTAATGTATTGAATACTGCTGGTGACAGTCGCGGTATAGCTATAGTGCGTTTGGTGATTCACCATCAACTTCATAGATTAATCTCGAACATATGATGAATATAGTCACTGAACTGGTAAAAATTGATCAGATCAGTATTGTCACGTAGCTGGTTCCAGTATTCATTCAGATCTGACCAGCCCATTTCCACCAGGGTTTTAATTACATAATCAATTTTTGCAATTGTAGTCGCAGTGTCTTCACCTAAACGTAGTTCCTGATCAAGCTTTTCCAGACACTGTCCCAGGCTGAAGAACAGGAACACGTCCGGAGATTCACCTTCCAGAATATCCTGACAATCTGTCACGACATCGCAGATATAACCTGCATTCTGATCAGCAGTACGAATCAGACGGTTCAGTTCTGCATAAGCTTTGGCAGACAGTACACCTCGTAGTTCCTGAATATTGTCACGAGCCACTTTAAACTGCTGATGGAATGAATATGGCTGAGCCTGATCAAGTACCAGTTCATTTAATGAACTGGCATCAAAGGCGGGCAGGCAGAAGGCATGCGCATAGGCAACCGCAGCATCATCTTCTAAAAAAGGAAAATGGGCACATAAAAACTGTGTTCTTGATAAGTAGCGACCCAACCAAAAAATATGTTGCGCATTGGAATTAAGTAAAAGCATGAAAAATTCCTTCTTTGCTATTTTTATGAATGGAGATTATCGACAATCCAGGTGTCTTTGATACCACCGCCCTGAGAGGAATTCACTACCAGCGAACCCGCTTGCATTGCTACACGTGTCAGTCCGCCTGGTACGATTTCAGTACGGTAAGGTGAGCTGAGCACAAATGGACGCAAATCAATATGACGTTCTGCAATGCCATAGTTGGTCAAGGTTGGGCTGACGGAAAGATCCAGCGTTGGTTGAGCAATATATAAATGTGGCGCAGCCATGATTTTCTCTCTAAAGGTTTCAATCTGCTGTCTAGACGCCTGTGGACCGATCAACATGCCATAGCCACCTGAACCTTGGGCTTCTTTTACAACCAGCTGGTCAAGATGTGCCAATACATAACTGAGATCTTCAGCTTCACGGCATTGGTAAGTTGGAACATTCTTCAGAATAGGGTGTTCGCCAAGGTAGAAATTAATCATCTTATCCACATAAGGATAGATCGACTTGTCATCTGCTACACCCGTTCCCGGTGCATTCGCAATGACAACATTGTGCTGCAAATAGGCAGACATCAGACCTGGTACACCAAGGGTACTATCAGGTTTAAAGCAAAGCGGATCGAGATAGGCATCATCGACACGTCTATAAATAACATCTACCTGCTGACGACCACGTATAGTTTTTACATAAACTTTCGCGTTCTCTACATAAAGGTCACGTGATGTCACCAATGGCACATCCATTTCCCTTGCCAGGAAAGCATGTTCATAGTAAGCACTATTGAATCGGCCTGGGGTCAGTACCACAATAAATGGATTATCGACGGGTGAATTTTCGGCCAGAATTTCTTTGAGTAAATGTGGGTATTGCTCCACACCAGCAATGGGTGTCTGCTCAAACAGGTCTGGCATCAGCTTTTCACTGATCTTGCGGCTTTCCAGCATGTAAGATACGCCTGAAGGCGTTCTCAGGTTATCTTCAAGTACGTAGAACTCGCCCTTTGAGTCCCGAATGATATCAATGCCACTGATTTGACTATAGACGCTGCCTTTCAGACTATGTTGATACATATGCGGCTGATAAGCCTCATGCGTCAGGACTTGCAGTTCAGGCACAATCCCTGCTTTCAGGATGTCCTGCTGATGATAGATATCATGCAAAAACAGGTTCAGGGCTTTAACACGTTGTTCACAACCGAGTGCCACCATATTCCATTGCTTGCGCGCAATCACGCGTGGAATAATGTCAAAAGGGATAGTACGTTCGGTGCCTTCTTCATCTCCATAAACCGTGAAGGTAATTCCTTCATAAAGAAAATGTTCTTTTACCAATTTATTCAGGGTGTTAAGCTCATCTAAAGTATGCTTTGATAACCACTCTTCGATTTTCTGGCCCGCTTGACCATTCATATTCTGGTCATCACGCATTTCATTAAAGAATCTAGAAGACATCTGCTGCAGCACTTGTAGAGGTTTGGCTGTGTGAGTTTCTACCGCGTCCTTCGCTTCTGTAAAATTAGTGTTAATCGCCGTTGTTGTAAAATTTTCTATAGTCGTTGTGATATTTGTATCCTGGGTTTCTTTTAGCATACAAACCTCGTCGTATTGTAATCAAATTGTATATTTAACAAAGCAATATCCATGCCATGCGGTATTTTTGTACTTATCATTAATCCCTTTATTTCCGAGCGACTCAATGGCATTTTTGCACCAATGTGTATCTATTCTGCTATTCTCGATTACTTAAAATACTTGCGAAAAAAATAGAGTTTTTTTATTGTGTTAATGATTTTTTCTCAATTTGCAGATCCTGATTTCAGCTTATGACCGGACAAGAAAAAGAAACTTCGAATAGCCTTTATCGCCAATGGCAGATTTTATCGCGCCTGACGACTGGGAAATGGATGGGCACTCGCGAATTGCAGGAAATCCTGGAACGTGAAGGTGTGGAAATCAGTTTGCGTACCATTCAGCGTGACCTGAATCAGATTGCACAGCGTTTTCCCATTGAAAGCAGTAAAACTATTCCGCAGGGCTGGCGTTGGCGCTCCGATGCACCCATTCAAAGTTTGCCGCATATGACCAGTTCACAAGCGGTGACTTTTATGATGGTCGAGGAACATCTTAAACACCTGTTACCGCCAAGTC is a window of Acinetobacter sp. ASP199 DNA encoding:
- the dnaB gene encoding replicative DNA helicase, translated to MSQANASTKQNSAKPEIVADTQLKEFRTPPHNLAIEQAVLAALMTVAESFEQVGDVLTENDFYATRHKYIFRAIDQLSKDNSPYDAVLVHDWLIKQNLLDAIGGEEYLMQLMADSPSSFYNLETYANKIKEFSTLRSMIKVSSEILQNAYDTKGRSVSEILDLAETNIFSIAEQHNNNAKAQGPKAINTVVADVFDKLNELSQMEGSITGLTTGFVELDNKTSGMQSGDLIIVAARPSMGKTTFAMNLVESVLFNNNLPALVYSMEMPADSIAMRLISSFGRVHQGHLRAGKMDSDEWSKVTSTIVHLQEKNLYIDDSSALPPTEVRARARRIAKMHGGKLGCIMVDYLQLMKVPGMGDNRVGEISEISRSLKALAKEMQCPVIALSQLNRSLENRPNKRPVMSDLRESGAIEQDADLIMFIYRDEVYNKESKEAGTAEIIIGKQRNGPIGTVRLAFEGQYTRFSNLSPEFYAQYDDEE
- the rplI gene encoding 50S ribosomal protein L9; the encoded protein is MDIILLQRIKNLGKLGDKVSVKAGYGRNFLIPQGMAVAATESNTAAFEARRAELEKQEAEVLAAAQARADQLNEVNIVITAKAGDEGKLFGSIGTRDIADALTNAGLTVDRAEVRLPNGALRNTGEFNIAIQLHHDVVAEVLVTIVAE
- the rpsF gene encoding 30S ribosomal protein S6, yielding MRHYEIVLLVHPDQSDQVVGMVERYLTHIKEAEGQIHRLEDWGRRQLAYPINKIHKAHYILMNVECGQTTLDELEELFRYNDAIIRSLIIRRENAITEESLLAKSAEEKRARKAQREEAQQAQDSAEA
- the alr gene encoding alanine racemase codes for the protein MRQATVYIDSTALQYNLNRVKQLAPTAKIVSMVKANAYGHGVKDCLAALKDSDAFGVACLQEALEIRELGYQQPITLIEGVFSADEMQIVIDQNIEVIVHHQPQLEWLLAHKEAYIAKGLKVWVKLNSGMNRLGFKIDVIKNVINQLKAEGFSCVLAMHFANADADHPLNEQQIQQFLEVKNDCAPLMGSCCNSAAIYKYPELHFDFVRPGIMLYGATPFADKTIHDLDLKPVMTFTAEVIALNDIKAGEHVGYGSTFTADQDMTLAIVSIGYGDGYPRAFPKQNYVAIYGQQTRVIGRVAMDMIAIDATGLNLQLGTEVELWGKTRLVDDVAEANGTIGYELLCRMSARPVRQLV
- a CDS encoding BLUF domain-containing protein yields the protein MHHFCYASQSTSDKSNLLDDLTDILAEARDFNYRHGITGALYFADGYFFQCLEGSLEHLNMLFEKLNKDPRHENIKRFEMRPIEQINFAGWSMKYISRRDEIRDFCTNMGFNNFTPHHFEQVHVDALLTQLQTQDEEETTAN
- a CDS encoding circularly permuted type 2 ATP-grasp protein, with product MLKETQDTNITTTIENFTTTAINTNFTEAKDAVETHTAKPLQVLQQMSSRFFNEMRDDQNMNGQAGQKIEEWLSKHTLDELNTLNKLVKEHFLYEGITFTVYGDEEGTERTIPFDIIPRVIARKQWNMVALGCEQRVKALNLFLHDIYHQQDILKAGIVPELQVLTHEAYQPHMYQHSLKGSVYSQISGIDIIRDSKGEFYVLEDNLRTPSGVSYMLESRKISEKLMPDLFEQTPIAGVEQYPHLLKEILAENSPVDNPFIVVLTPGRFNSAYYEHAFLAREMDVPLVTSRDLYVENAKVYVKTIRGRQQVDVIYRRVDDAYLDPLCFKPDSTLGVPGLMSAYLQHNVVIANAPGTGVADDKSIYPYVDKMINFYLGEHPILKNVPTYQCREAEDLSYVLAHLDQLVVKEAQGSGGYGMLIGPQASRQQIETFREKIMAAPHLYIAQPTLDLSVSPTLTNYGIAERHIDLRPFVLSSPYRTEIVPGGLTRVAMQAGSLVVNSSQGGGIKDTWIVDNLHS
- a CDS encoding transglutaminase family protein, producing the protein MKLMVNHQTHYSYTATVTSSIQYIKMMPSSTVHQQVHSWDVSVPGSRELSRDAFHNLWITSTQRTPYQYLTIMAQGIVELNPLNHAQGMNDQINPNLFLQPTSTTQCNEEMKDFVKQYVPAPTRLNLMALAQAVLEHVPYITNSSSVNGSAIDAFEAKQGVCQDHAHIFIAMCKYLGLPARYVSGYLYAQNTSHLASHAWAEVFIDQAWYCFDVSNQLFVPSAHIYVAIGRDYWDVAPVRGVREKGGVESMHSIVQVLSC
- the rpsR gene encoding 30S ribosomal protein S18, with amino-acid sequence MARFYRRRKFCRFTAENVTYIDYKDIDTLKQYITENGKIVPSRITGTKARYQRQLALAIKQARYLSLIPYTDNHK
- a CDS encoding proteasome-type protease, with the translated sequence MTYCCALRLEQGMVFISDTRTNAGVDHISVFRKLYTFGIPGERVIVIQASGNLATTQAVIGHIKNQLELNQEPNILSLHTMFEVAELVGHTVKHVIESVTTDITEQSNYYCSLLVGGQIAGQDMQLYHIYPQGNFICATSDTPYFQIGESKYGKPILDRALSYDMPLDEALRCSLISFASTLRSNVSVGMPLDVLVYHKDTLEIPAGKRIQEDDEYFTKISKQWSDTLKKGLQGLPKPTLDYFQ
- a CDS encoding alpha-E domain-containing protein; its protein translation is MLLLNSNAQHIFWLGRYLSRTQFLCAHFPFLEDDAAVAYAHAFCLPAFDASSLNELVLDQAQPYSFHQQFKVARDNIQELRGVLSAKAYAELNRLIRTADQNAGYICDVVTDCQDILEGESPDVFLFFSLGQCLEKLDQELRLGEDTATTIAKIDYVIKTLVEMGWSDLNEYWNQLRDNTDLINFYQFSDYIHHMFEINL